GGCAGAGCAGACAGTCGATAAGAAATTACAACATCGTCCGCTCCGGACAGATGTCACCGTGTTGATACCGGAACGATGGTTCATCGCTCGACGTATTCGTCTTGGAAATCTCGAGTGTTGCGTCTCCGTTGACTACGTCGGTAGAACACACAGTGAGGGCCAACGGGGGAAGCCTTATCTGTTGCTATAAACAATTAAGAATGCGAACGCACAGCTTctcatacacacaaacacatctcCCAGGAGAACGTACTCGTGAGGTGATTCACCGATGCATCGCACCAAGTAACACTAGACAAAACAGGAGAGTGATACACTTGGTTCGCTGTGCATGTTACTGTTTTGCTCCATTAGCTACACCGATTTTGTGCCCTTTTTCATTCGAGCCCCCAGCTACGGCTAGCTCATAATGCACAGCACGGCGACGGACAAAAGACAACGTTTGCGGGTAAACCTattgcgtgccgtgccgtacATCAATTGCTACGGGTGGCGAGTACGTTTGGCCAGCGTTATCCACAATATTTACCTCCGTCGGAAAGCGAATGGTGTTGATaattcaaagaaaaacttccGCGGGAAGCATTCGCGCGGCCCGAAGCGAATGATGGATTTTTCAGCTTTCAGCTTTTTGTTCGCACTGACAGATGAGCGGGCACGTTTGTCACAGTTGACAGTTGGTGAGCATGTGAGACGCCTCGGTGAGATATTAGTCACCGGCATCGACAGGCGGTTTGTCTTACGAAGCGTAATCCTACGGCTCAGTAAAATATAATCAAATTTCAATGTATAGCTTATCTTGTTGTGCGGTAAAACCTAAAGTTTGCCTAACAAAAACACTCAACTGTGTTTACTATCTGCTTTCACCTACAAAGCAATCGTGAGTTCAGAGGCCGGTGTGGAATCCTTTGCGCTCATGCCGCGCTCACTTCGAGCTGTCaagtgagaaaaacaaacagcaaactgttttcgttgtttgcgACTTTGCAAAAGACTGGAAGGACGATTTTACAGACCAGAAAAGTGTAATTCTTTGTCCGTACCAAAGTCCTCAGTTGCCGACCCCGCTCCATTACACGATGCAAAAGTACGAAAAGCTGGAAAAAATAGGTGAAGGCACGTACGGAACGGTGTTTAAGGGGAAAAATCGTGACACGCTCGAGATTGTCGCTCTGAAACGCGTTCGGttggacgaggacgatgaagGTGTGCCAAGTTCGGCTTTGCGCGAAATCTGCCTTCTGAAGGAactaaaacacaaaaacattgTCCGGCTGTACGACGTCCTTCATTCGGATAAAAAGCTAACACTCGTGTTCGAGCACTGCGACCAGGATCTGAAGAAGTATTTCGACAGTCTGAATGGCGAGATTGATCCGGATGTGGTAAAAAGTTTTATGTATCAGCTGCTACGTGGCCTCGCCTTCTGCCACAGTCACAACGTGCTACACCGGGATCTGAAACCACAAAATTTGCTGATCAACAAAAATGGCGAGTTAAAGCTGGCCGATTTCGGGTTGGCTCGTGCTTTCGGTATTCCTGTCAAGTGTTACTCGGCGGAAGTCGTTACACTGTggtaccggccaccggatgtcCTCTTCGGTGCCAAGCTGTACACTACCAGCATCGACATGTGGTCGGCGGGATGCATATTTGCTGAACTGGCCAATGCTGGAAGACCACTGTTTCCCGGTTCCGATGTGGACGATCAGCTGAAGCGAATATTCAAACTGCTAGGAACACCGACCGAGGACAGTTGGCCCGGGATAACGCAGCTATCGGACTACAAACCCTTCCCACGTAAGCACCGCGTGCtgcaaaaaaatgttgaacactaaaaccatttttttgtttttcttgaaaCATTCCAGTGTACCCTCCGACAACCTCCTGGAGCCAAGTTGTGCCGCGGCTTAACTCCAAAGGGCGTGATTTGCTTCAAAAGCTTCTCGTGTGTCGCCCGCTACTGAGACTGAGCGCTGAACAGGCTATGTCCCACCCGTACTTTACCGAGAACTGAAAGCGGTTCTAGCATTTCAAGGCGCTACTGACGACCAAGCCGACGTTACAATCTTtggcatcgtcatcgtcgtcggggtcgGCTTTTGATAGGCCGTCAATGCCGGGAACCAAACAAGAAGATATCGGTGCGGTGTCGGTGTCTGCCGCCGCGACAGACGCAACCCCAAGCCAAGGTCAAGAACAGTCTTTTAAGACGCCACTGGAACCAATCCGCGAGTAACAACGACTCCACAATAACTCATATTTTCTAGTCGTAAAGTGATTTTTCGGATAGATTCATATTTAGCGCTCGCGCTGAAAGAGATTAAAGAGGTAAACATTTGAAGTGATTGTCGTGAGAAGATAGTAGAGTGAATACCGTCGTTTTAACGTTTTCCTTATCTTAAACTGCCCCTAGCGAAGGTTTTGAAGAAGATGCTATTAGGTGGAAAAGATGTATTTCTTCCCAAACCTTGATACCACTAGCGAGTCTCGGTCATTCCCTCGGTGAAATGATGAACGCATTTGCCGTTCTGTAGTTCCTTTGGTTTTGATTAGCTGGAGAACTGCGGTCACTATGAGCCATTTCAGGATCTGTGTTAGTTTAATAACGGGCAAGTGCAGCCACTGAAAGCCATTTGTATGtaagaatgaaaagaaaaaataaagtaactCTTAGCATCACTAGCAGGCAGGACAACTATTGGAATTGGTGTGGGACTACATTGGAGAGATGGATCAATATCAAAGATCATTATACGCTTGTTTTCTTATGACTGTAGTGGCTAAAACGCATTTATTTCTCCGATTTTTACATCACACATAAAATTACATACACATTAAGTTAAATATATGTTTGGTTTAccgcgtttttgtttgttcctttTAATCCTGTTCAATCTGCTCGGCGAGTTTGCCAGAATCTTCGGTTTTTCCTGCCGCCAGCCAGTATGTGTTTGCTTATATGTGATGTACGGGCTCTTGTGTTTTAGTATGCATGCCACCCAGTGAGAAAGGTTTCGTGTGATGAACGCGGTACTCGGAATCGGATTTGCAGTGCATCCGATCTAACGAAACGGATCCTGATTTGCGAGCTGGGTACGAGAGGCTACGATCGCCAGGAGTCTGCCCGACTTTGCCGGTTCTACCTTGTGTGCAACTTCTGTCCCCGAAAACCTTCACTTGCAGATCGATTTTGGCCACCGCTTTTGCCACAACTTATTAGCCAATCCGTTCGAGATTAATGACTTAGTTTAGTGCGTCTGTGTTCAATGGTACAACCACGTTCGCATCCGCGTTGCTTCGGGGAGTCGGTTCTCGCGTGGTATGTCGTTCGTTTCCGCTCTACTGCTTGATCCAttagatttttttgttattttgtttgctgtttttatcgtttctgttttgttcattttacagtttctaatagttttgttatttataTATACTTTGCTGGTTTGCTCTCTGATTTGCTGCTACTCCTGCTGTGCCCCCGTTTATATAGCTACAATGGAGTTTTGAGTGTATTTTTCTCCCCGCGGATCTCTGC
The nucleotide sequence above comes from Anopheles bellator chromosome 1, idAnoBellAS_SP24_06.2, whole genome shotgun sequence. Encoded proteins:
- the LOC131209669 gene encoding cyclin-dependent kinase 5 homolog, with the translated sequence MQKYEKLEKIGEGTYGTVFKGKNRDTLEIVALKRVRLDEDDEGVPSSALREICLLKELKHKNIVRLYDVLHSDKKLTLVFEHCDQDLKKYFDSLNGEIDPDVVKSFMYQLLRGLAFCHSHNVLHRDLKPQNLLINKNGELKLADFGLARAFGIPVKCYSAEVVTLWYRPPDVLFGAKLYTTSIDMWSAGCIFAELANAGRPLFPGSDVDDQLKRIFKLLGTPTEDSWPGITQLSDYKPFPLYPPTTSWSQVVPRLNSKGRDLLQKLLVCRPLLRLSAEQAMSHPYFTEN